One region of Mycobacterium riyadhense genomic DNA includes:
- a CDS encoding PE family protein, with the protein MSFLIAAPELLAAAAVDLASINRALTAANAAAAAPTAGLLAAAEDEVSIAVAALFGSNARAYQAFSAQATAFHDRFAQTLSAAAVAYAGTDAADVLNLINAPAEALWGRPLIGNGTNGAPGTGENGGAGGILIGNGGAGGSGGPGQRGGNGGSAGLFGAGGAGGVGGFGMPGGPGGPGGDGGAGGLFGNGGSGGTGGGSLDGNGGAGGTGGASGLFGSGGKGGVGGVSAHQVGGNGGAGGSGGLIGAGGAGGDGGQADDTVGGAGGAGGKGGVLYGSGGLGGTGGNGGQDGGIGGAGGTGGLFGDGGFGGEGGTGLTADGGVGGTGGAGGLFGDGGTGGDGGTGGANGGAGGTGGRSGLLYGAGGAGGDGGNGQPANGGAGGAGGASGLFGDGGHGGDVGVGHLAGGLGGAGGAGGMLAGSGGDGGDGGVAGKDGGAGGAGGDAGIVLGNGGAGGSGGWGGFSAAGIGGAGGVGGNAGLIGNGGNGGAGGLANAPGSIGGNGGAGGDAWLIGNGGNGGNSGATAGSSAGAGGAGGRLIGEDGADGST; encoded by the coding sequence GTGTCGTTTCTTATCGCGGCGCCGGAGCTGCTGGCGGCCGCTGCCGTGGATCTGGCGAGTATCAATCGGGCGCTCACCGCGGCGAACGCTGCCGCGGCAGCCCCGACCGCCGGATTGCTCGCCGCTGCCGAGGACGAGGTCTCGATCGCTGTCGCGGCACTATTCGGGTCGAACGCCCGGGCGTATCAAGCATTCAGCGCGCAAGCGACGGCGTTTCATGATCGGTTCGCGCAGACCTTGTCCGCGGCTGCGGTCGCCTACGCGGGCACCGACGCCGCCGACGTGCTCAACCTGATCAACGCTCCCGCCGAGGCGCTGTGGGGGCGCCCATTGATCGGCAACGGCACCAATGGGGCGCCGGGGACCGGTGAGAACGGCGGGGCCGGCGGGATATTGATCGGCAACGGCGGGGCGGGCGGTTCCGGCGGACCCGGCCAAAGGGGCGGTAACGGCGGCTCCGCCGGACTGTTCGGCGCCGGCGGGGCCGGCGGCGTCGGCGGATTCGGGATGCCGGGTGGGCCCGGCGGGCCGGGCGGGGATGGCGGCGCGGGCGGGCTGTTCGGCAATGGCGGTAGCGGTGGCACCGGCGGCGGCTCGTTGGACGGAAACGGCGGGGCCGGTGGAACCGGCGGGGCCAGCGGGTTGTTCGGCTCCGGCGGCAAAGGCGGCGTCGGCGGGGTCAGCGCCCACCAAGTCGGCGGCAATGGTGGGGCCGGCGGGTCCGGTGGGCTGATCGGCGCCGGCGGCGCCGGCGGTGACGGCGGGCAGGCCGACGACACCGTCGGCGGAGCCGGCGGGGCGGGCGGCAAGGGCGGTGTGCTCTACGGTTCGGGCGGCCTCGGCGGTACCGGCGGCAACGGCGGCCAAGACGGCGGTATTGGCGGGGCCGGCGGGACCGGCGGACTGTTTGGCGACGGCGGGTTCGGCGGCGAGGGTGGAACCGGTCTGACCGCCGACGGCGGCGTCGGCGGGACCGGCGGCGCCGGTGGGCTTTTCGGCGATGGCGGCACCGGCGGGGACGGCGGCACCGGTGGCGCCAACGGCGGAGCTGGCGGCACCGGCGGCCGCAGCGGCCTGCTTTACGGCGCCGGTGGTGCCGGCGGCGACGGCGGCAACGGCCAGCCCGCCAACGGCGGAGCCGGCGGAGCGGGCGGGGCCAGCGGGCTGTTCGGCGACGGCGGTCACGGCGGCGATGTCGGGGTGGGCCACCTGGCTGGCGGCCTCGGCGGAGCGGGCGGAGCCGGCGGCATGCTCGCCGGCTCCGGCGGGGACGGCGGTGACGGCGGCGTCGCCGGTAAGGACGGCGGCGCGGGTGGCGCCGGCGGCGACGCGGGAATCGTGTTGGGCAACGGCGGCGCCGGTGGATCCGGCGGCTGGGGAGGGTTCAGCGCGGCGGGTATCGGTGGAGCCGGCGGGGTTGGCGGCAATGCCGGTTTGATCGGCAACGGCGGCAATGGCGGCGCCGGCGGGCTCGCCAACGCCCCGGGCAGCATCGGCGGCAATGGGGGCGCCGGGGGCGACGCCTGGCTGATCGGTAATGGCGGTAACGGCGGTAATTCCGGAGCTACGGCTGGAAGCAGCGCCGGCGCTGGCGGTGCCGGCGGTCGACTGATCGGCGAGGACGGCGCCGATGGGTCAACGTAG
- a CDS encoding Rv3654c family TadE-like protein produces the protein MLAAAMVAVLLSIAGAGAYLGAVVVARHRAQAAADLAALAAAARLPSGAATACGRATAVAREMRAAEIQCGVDDLDVVITVEVAVAFAGAARAAARAGPVDAA, from the coding sequence ATGCTCGCGGCGGCGATGGTCGCGGTGTTGCTGTCCATCGCCGGTGCCGGCGCCTATTTGGGCGCGGTCGTGGTGGCACGCCACCGCGCGCAGGCCGCCGCCGACCTGGCCGCGCTGGCCGCCGCCGCCCGGTTACCGTCTGGGGCCGCGACGGCGTGCGGCCGCGCGACGGCCGTGGCCCGAGAGATGCGCGCCGCCGAGATCCAATGTGGGGTGGACGACCTGGACGTCGTGATCACGGTGGAGGTGGCTGTAGCTTTCGCGGGCGCTGCGCGGGCTGCCGCGCGGGCGGGGCCGGTGGATGCGGCGTAG
- a CDS encoding DUF4244 domain-containing protein: MFRTFVARMTLLATDESGMSTVEYAIGTIAAAAFGAILYTVVTGDSIVSALNHIIGRALSTKV; encoded by the coding sequence ATGTTTCGCACATTCGTGGCCCGTATGACGCTGCTGGCGACCGACGAGTCGGGGATGTCCACCGTCGAGTACGCCATTGGGACGATCGCCGCAGCGGCCTTCGGTGCGATTCTTTACACCGTCGTCACCGGCGATTCCATCGTCTCGGCGTTGAACCACATCATCGGTCGCGCGCTTTCCACCAAGGTTTAG
- a CDS encoding type II secretion system F family protein: MSAAAVLLALALWVGAGPSVVRARAGLSLRGHQRRSQAHGRDPLGVASSLDVLAVCLAAGMAVSTAAAATARSAPPRLARVLSRAADLLALGADPGIAWSTPPDAPAGLVDSQADAFLRLARRSASSGAALADGVIELAAQSRNDAAHAAAAAAERAGVLIAGPLGLCFLPAFFCLGIVPVVAGLAGQVLQPGLL, encoded by the coding sequence GTGAGTGCCGCGGCCGTGCTGCTGGCCCTGGCGTTGTGGGTCGGTGCGGGTCCGTCGGTGGTCCGGGCGCGCGCCGGCCTGTCGTTGCGCGGGCATCAGAGGCGGTCGCAGGCGCACGGCCGCGATCCGTTGGGCGTTGCCTCTAGCCTGGACGTGCTCGCGGTGTGCCTGGCAGCGGGTATGGCGGTGTCGACCGCTGCGGCCGCGACCGCCAGGTCCGCGCCGCCGCGGCTGGCCCGGGTCTTATCCCGGGCTGCCGACCTGCTAGCGCTAGGGGCCGATCCCGGCATAGCGTGGTCGACTCCGCCGGATGCGCCGGCCGGCTTGGTTGACTCGCAGGCCGATGCATTTCTGCGACTGGCGCGGCGGTCGGCGTCGTCGGGCGCGGCGCTGGCCGACGGCGTCATCGAACTGGCAGCGCAGTCTCGTAACGACGCCGCGCATGCGGCAGCCGCGGCCGCCGAGCGCGCCGGCGTGCTTATCGCAGGTCCGTTAGGGCTGTGCTTCTTGCCGGCGTTCTTCTGCCTGGGCATCGTGCCTGTGGTGGCAGGGCTGGCCGGTCAGGTCTTGCAGCCAGGGCTGTTATGA
- a CDS encoding type II secretion system F family protein produces MNAPLLAAPMLSVALLVLPSSPRRRLTPAVRRPQPLPDSRWVACLGACVWIGAVLVLPLTTVLAAMVVGATAGLRYRRCRRSRRRTAEGRALESALDVLVGELRVGAHPVRAFAIAADETDGPVAAALRAVAARARLGADVSAGLRAAARSSALPAHWERLAVCWQLAHDHGLAIAALMRAAQRDIAERQRFSAKVASGMAGARATAVILAGLPLLGILLGQLIGAQPLSFLLSGHAGGWLLVVGLALACGGLLWSDRITDRVPS; encoded by the coding sequence ATGAATGCTCCGCTACTTGCCGCGCCGATGTTGTCGGTGGCACTGCTGGTCTTGCCTTCGTCACCGCGCCGGCGGCTCACGCCGGCCGTTCGTCGTCCGCAGCCGTTGCCCGACTCGAGGTGGGTTGCCTGTCTTGGTGCGTGCGTTTGGATTGGCGCCGTCTTGGTGTTGCCGTTGACGACGGTCCTGGCTGCCATGGTGGTCGGTGCTACCGCGGGCCTGCGTTACCGGCGTTGCCGCCGTAGCAGACGCAGGACGGCCGAGGGGCGGGCGCTGGAATCCGCCCTTGATGTACTGGTCGGCGAACTGCGCGTCGGCGCTCATCCAGTGCGCGCGTTCGCCATTGCCGCCGACGAGACCGATGGCCCCGTTGCGGCCGCGTTGCGCGCGGTCGCGGCGCGCGCACGATTGGGTGCCGACGTGTCGGCCGGGCTACGCGCCGCCGCCCGATCGTCGGCCCTTCCCGCGCACTGGGAACGGCTCGCGGTGTGCTGGCAGCTGGCCCATGACCACGGTCTCGCGATAGCTGCCCTGATGCGGGCTGCGCAACGCGATATCGCCGAGCGGCAACGATTTTCGGCAAAGGTGGCGTCGGGGATGGCGGGCGCCCGCGCCACCGCGGTCATCCTGGCCGGCTTACCGCTGCTCGGGATACTGCTTGGACAACTGATTGGGGCGCAGCCGCTGAGTTTCCTGTTGAGTGGGCACGCCGGGGGCTGGCTGTTGGTGGTCGGACTGGCACTGGCCTGCGGCGGGCTGCTGTGGTCGGACCGGATAACCGATCGGGTCCCGTCGTGA
- a CDS encoding TadA family conjugal transfer-associated ATPase, whose protein sequence is MTGSLIDRVRERLAAESAPLRPNVVAAAIRAESGGILGDTEVLANLRMLQTELTGAGILEPLLCADGTTDVLVTAPDAVWVDDGNGLRRSQIRFADESAVRRLAQRLALAAGRRLDDAQPWVDGQLTGIGSGGFAVRLHAVLPPVAAEGTCLSLRVLRPATQDLAALTAAGAIAPQAAELVVAIIAARLAFLVCGGTGAGKTTLLAAMLGAVSPTERMVCVEDAAELAPRHPHLVKLIARCANVEGAGEVTVRQLVRQALRMRPDRIVVGEVRGAEVVDLLAALNTGHDGGAGTVHANNPAEVPARLEALGALGGLDRAALHSQLAAAVQVLLHVARDRAGRRRLAEIAVLRQADSGRVEAVTAWHADHGMTDHAEDLKQLLHTRIPA, encoded by the coding sequence ATGACCGGCTCACTGATCGACCGAGTCCGCGAGCGGCTGGCTGCCGAATCCGCGCCGCTGCGGCCCAATGTTGTGGCCGCGGCGATCCGGGCCGAGTCCGGCGGGATCCTCGGTGACACCGAGGTGTTGGCCAACCTGCGAATGCTGCAGACCGAACTGACCGGTGCCGGCATCCTGGAACCGTTGTTGTGCGCGGACGGCACCACGGACGTCCTGGTCACCGCACCCGATGCGGTGTGGGTTGACGATGGAAACGGTTTGCGACGCAGCCAGATTCGGTTTGCCGACGAGTCAGCGGTGCGGCGGTTGGCCCAACGGCTGGCCCTGGCCGCGGGCCGCCGACTCGACGACGCGCAACCATGGGTGGACGGGCAGCTGACCGGGATCGGCTCCGGAGGTTTTGCGGTGCGCCTGCACGCCGTCTTGCCTCCGGTGGCCGCCGAGGGCACCTGCTTGTCGTTGCGAGTGTTGCGGCCGGCCACCCAGGATCTCGCGGCACTCACGGCGGCGGGCGCGATCGCACCCCAGGCCGCCGAGCTGGTCGTCGCCATCATCGCCGCTCGGCTGGCCTTCCTGGTATGTGGCGGTACGGGTGCGGGAAAGACAACCTTGCTGGCTGCGATGTTGGGCGCCGTTTCACCCACCGAGCGGATGGTGTGCGTCGAGGATGCCGCCGAGTTGGCACCTCGGCACCCACATTTGGTCAAGCTAATTGCGCGGTGCGCCAACGTCGAAGGCGCCGGTGAGGTGACCGTGCGCCAACTTGTCCGGCAGGCGCTGCGGATGCGGCCGGACCGCATCGTGGTCGGCGAGGTCCGGGGAGCCGAAGTCGTGGACCTGCTCGCGGCCCTGAACACCGGCCACGACGGCGGCGCGGGCACCGTGCATGCCAACAACCCGGCGGAGGTTCCGGCCCGGTTGGAGGCGTTGGGCGCACTCGGTGGCCTTGACCGCGCGGCGTTGCACAGTCAGCTGGCCGCGGCGGTCCAGGTGCTGCTGCACGTCGCGCGTGACCGGGCCGGCCGGCGCCGGCTCGCCGAGATCGCTGTGCTGCGTCAAGCCGATAGTGGCCGGGTCGAAGCGGTCACCGCATGGCATGCGGACCACGGGATGACCGACCACGCCGAGGATCTGAAGCAGCTGCTGCACACCCGGATACCGGCATGA
- the ssd gene encoding septum site-determining protein Ssd, giving the protein MLTDSELRDELDRVAAAVGIRVVHAGGRDPVSRKTWSAATAVVLDQAAAERCGQLALPRRTQVSVLTGTDAGTATWAAAVAVGAQHVLTLPGQEQELTGALAEAAESVRDDRPHGQVVAVIGGCGGAGASLFAVALAQAAADALLVDLDPWGGGIDLLVGGETTPGLRWPDLALQGGRLNWSAVREALPRHRRISLLSGTRRGYELDAGPVDAVVDAGRRGGVTVVCDLPRRLTDATQAALDCADLVVLVSPCHVRACAAGATIAPVLTAINPNLGLVVRGPAPGGLRAAEVAEITGVPLLASMRAQPRLAEQLEHGGLRLRRRSALAAASRRVLGVLAGRAA; this is encoded by the coding sequence ATGCTGACCGATTCGGAGTTGCGTGACGAGTTGGACCGGGTCGCCGCGGCCGTCGGTATCCGGGTTGTTCATGCCGGCGGCAGGGATCCGGTGAGCAGGAAGACGTGGTCCGCCGCTACGGCCGTGGTGCTCGACCAAGCGGCCGCGGAGCGGTGTGGGCAGCTTGCGCTACCGAGGCGCACCCAGGTCAGCGTGCTGACTGGCACCGACGCCGGGACGGCGACCTGGGCCGCCGCCGTTGCGGTTGGCGCACAGCACGTACTGACGTTGCCGGGGCAAGAGCAGGAGCTAACTGGTGCGCTCGCCGAAGCCGCCGAGTCGGTACGCGACGACCGGCCGCATGGCCAGGTAGTCGCGGTCATCGGAGGTTGTGGCGGAGCCGGGGCCTCGCTGTTCGCGGTCGCACTGGCACAGGCCGCCGCCGACGCGTTGCTGGTGGATCTCGATCCGTGGGGCGGCGGCATCGATCTGCTGGTGGGTGGCGAAACAACGCCCGGCCTGCGTTGGCCTGACCTGGCGCTACAGGGCGGACGGCTGAATTGGTCGGCCGTGCGTGAGGCGCTGCCGCGCCATCGAAGGATCAGCTTGTTGTCGGGCACTCGGCGCGGTTACGAACTCGACGCCGGTCCGGTGGACGCGGTCGTTGACGCCGGCCGCCGCGGGGGCGTCACTGTGGTGTGCGATCTTCCGCGTCGGCTGACCGATGCCACCCAAGCCGCGCTGGACTGCGCCGATCTTGTTGTCCTGGTTAGCCCCTGTCACGTGCGGGCGTGCGCGGCCGGCGCGACGATCGCTCCGGTGTTGACGGCGATCAATCCCAACCTCGGGCTGGTCGTGCGGGGACCAGCACCGGGGGGCTTGCGGGCGGCCGAGGTGGCCGAGATCACCGGGGTACCGCTGCTGGCGTCGATGCGCGCCCAGCCACGGCTCGCCGAGCAGCTGGAGCACGGTGGTCTGCGATTGCGACGGCGATCCGCGTTGGCGGCAGCTTCCCGCCGGGTACTTGGCGTGCTGGCCGGCAGGGCAGCATGA
- a CDS encoding HAD-IB family hydrolase, which produces MTESDPAAQQQMSPQTPEAAIPRARTAAFFDLDKTIVAKSSTLAFSKPFFAQGLLNRRAVLKSSYAQFIFLLSGADHDQMDRMRTHLANMCTGWDVEQVKSIVNETLHDIVTPHVFAEAADLIAGHKLCGRDVVVVSASGEEIVGPIARALGATHAMATRMVVEDGKYTGEVAFYCYGEGKVQAIRELAAREGYPLEHCYAYSDSITDLPMLEAVGHPSVVNPDRGLRREATERGWPILSFSRPVSLRDRIPAPSGAAIATTAAVGITALAAGAVAYALLRRFTF; this is translated from the coding sequence GTGACCGAATCCGACCCGGCCGCGCAGCAGCAAATGTCACCGCAAACACCTGAGGCAGCCATTCCACGTGCCCGGACCGCGGCATTCTTTGACCTGGACAAGACCATCGTCGCCAAGTCCAGCACGCTGGCGTTCAGCAAACCCTTCTTCGCTCAAGGACTACTCAACCGACGTGCCGTGTTGAAATCCAGCTATGCCCAGTTCATCTTTCTGCTCTCCGGCGCTGATCATGACCAGATGGATCGGATGCGCACCCACTTGGCCAACATGTGCACCGGGTGGGACGTGGAGCAGGTGAAGTCGATCGTCAACGAGACACTCCACGACATCGTGACTCCGCACGTGTTCGCCGAAGCCGCGGACCTCATCGCGGGCCACAAGTTGTGCGGCCGTGACGTTGTCGTGGTCTCGGCCTCGGGTGAGGAGATCGTTGGCCCAATCGCCCGCGCTCTGGGCGCCACCCATGCGATGGCAACCCGAATGGTCGTCGAGGACGGCAAGTACACCGGCGAGGTCGCCTTCTACTGCTACGGCGAGGGCAAGGTCCAGGCGATCCGCGAGCTGGCGGCCCGTGAGGGCTACCCCCTGGAACACTGCTACGCCTACTCCGACTCGATCACGGACTTGCCGATGCTCGAGGCCGTCGGCCATCCTTCGGTGGTCAATCCCGATCGCGGGTTGCGACGGGAAGCCACCGAACGGGGTTGGCCCATCTTGTCGTTCTCCCGGCCGGTGTCCCTGCGCGACCGCATTCCGGCACCCTCAGGCGCGGCGATCGCGACCACCGCCGCGGTGGGCATCACTGCGTTGGCCGCCGGAGCCGTCGCCTACGCACTGCTACGCCGTTTCACTTTCTAG
- a CDS encoding oxidoreductase, producing MTADPLAPLMDLPGVAEASDRARDALGRAHRHKANLRGWPATAAEAALRAARASSVLDGGPVRLDDPSETAVRDGGISDPVFGGALRVAQALEGGGGPLVGVWQRAPLQALARLHVLAAADLADDDRLGRPRADAEIGPRLELLAEVVTARTQASAPVVAAVAHGELLTLKPFGTADGVVARAVSRLVTIATGLDPHGLGVPEIRWMRQAADYRDAAHRFAEGTPEGVAAWLVLCCRGMQAGAQEALAIAESRIG from the coding sequence GTGACCGCCGACCCGCTGGCTCCCCTGATGGACCTTCCCGGTGTCGCCGAGGCCAGCGACCGGGCCCGCGACGCGCTAGGCCGGGCGCACCGGCACAAGGCCAACCTGCGGGGCTGGCCCGCCACGGCCGCCGAAGCGGCGTTGCGTGCGGCGCGGGCATCGTCGGTGCTCGACGGCGGTCCGGTGCGACTGGACGACCCGTCGGAAACCGCTGTGCGGGACGGCGGAATCAGTGATCCGGTGTTCGGCGGAGCGCTGCGGGTGGCCCAAGCGCTGGAAGGCGGCGGTGGCCCGTTAGTCGGGGTATGGCAGCGGGCGCCGCTGCAGGCACTGGCGCGCCTGCATGTGCTGGCGGCTGCCGATCTAGCCGATGACGATCGGCTGGGGCGGCCGCGCGCCGATGCCGAGATTGGGCCGCGGCTGGAGTTGCTCGCGGAGGTGGTGACCGCCCGAACCCAGGCGTCGGCACCAGTGGTTGCCGCGGTTGCACACGGAGAACTGTTGACGCTGAAGCCGTTTGGCACTGCCGACGGCGTGGTGGCTCGCGCAGTGTCGCGACTGGTGACCATCGCCACCGGTCTGGATCCGCATGGACTGGGTGTGCCCGAGATCCGTTGGATGCGGCAAGCCGCCGATTACCGTGATGCCGCACACCGATTCGCAGAGGGCACACCTGAGGGTGTGGCGGCGTGGCTGGTGTTGTGCTGCCGTGGGATGCAGGCCGGCGCGCAGGAGGCGCTTGCCATAGCGGAGTCTCGGATCGGATAG
- the tnpB gene encoding IS607 family element RNA-guided endonuclease TnpB, with product MAKFEIPVDWTVQAYRFTLDPTDYQARALARHFGARRKAYNWTVATLKADIDAWHANGIGTAKPSLRVLRKRWSTVKDEVCVNAETGQPWWSECSKEAYADGIRGAVEAYWNWQTSRAGTRAGKRVGFPRFKKKGHDADRVCFTTGAMRVEPDRRHLTMPVIGTVRTHENTRLIERLIAKGRARVLAITVRRNGTRLDASVRVVVQRPHQPGVARPGSRVGVDVGVRRLATVANEDGTVIERVENPRPLDAALRELRHVSRARSRCTKGSRRYRERTTKMSRLHRRVNDVRTHHLHCLTTRLAQTHSHIVVEGLDAAGMLRQKGLLGARARRRGLSDAALGTPRRHLTYKTGWYGSQLVVAERWFPSSKACHSCRHVQDIGWDEHWTCEACSARHQRDDNAAINLARYEETPSVVGPVGAAVKRGADRKTGPRPAGGYEARKGERRQALEQPRDGVQVA from the coding sequence ATGGCGAAGTTCGAGATTCCGGTGGACTGGACGGTGCAGGCGTACCGGTTCACGCTGGACCCGACCGACTATCAAGCCCGCGCATTGGCAAGGCATTTCGGCGCCCGGCGTAAGGCCTACAACTGGACGGTCGCCACCTTGAAAGCCGATATCGACGCGTGGCACGCCAATGGGATCGGGACGGCGAAGCCGTCGCTTCGGGTACTGCGGAAGCGCTGGAGCACGGTCAAAGACGAGGTGTGCGTGAACGCCGAGACAGGGCAGCCGTGGTGGAGCGAGTGTTCGAAGGAGGCGTATGCCGACGGAATCCGGGGGGCGGTAGAGGCCTATTGGAACTGGCAGACCTCACGGGCGGGCACGCGGGCCGGCAAGCGCGTCGGCTTCCCGCGGTTCAAAAAGAAGGGCCATGACGCCGATCGGGTCTGCTTCACCACCGGCGCCATGAGGGTCGAGCCCGACCGCCGACACCTGACGATGCCGGTGATCGGGACCGTCCGCACCCATGAGAACACCCGCCTCATCGAACGCCTCATCGCCAAAGGCCGGGCACGGGTGCTGGCAATCACGGTTCGCCGCAACGGCACCCGCCTGGATGCGAGTGTGCGGGTAGTGGTGCAGCGTCCCCACCAGCCTGGCGTCGCGCGACCCGGTTCGCGGGTTGGCGTTGATGTCGGGGTGCGGCGCCTGGCGACTGTCGCCAACGAGGACGGCACCGTGATTGAACGCGTTGAGAACCCCCGCCCTCTCGATGCTGCGTTGCGCGAGCTGCGGCATGTGTCGCGGGCGCGCTCGCGCTGCACGAAAGGCTCCCGTAGATATCGGGAGCGCACCACAAAGATGTCCCGGCTCCACCGCCGGGTGAACGACGTCCGCACTCACCATCTCCACTGTCTGACAACACGATTGGCTCAAACCCACAGCCACATCGTTGTCGAAGGGTTGGACGCGGCCGGGATGCTGCGGCAGAAAGGCCTCTTGGGGGCCCGCGCTCGTCGGCGCGGACTCTCCGACGCCGCCCTGGGCACACCCCGACGTCACCTGACCTACAAAACAGGCTGGTACGGGTCACAGCTGGTGGTCGCCGAGCGCTGGTTCCCGTCGTCGAAAGCCTGTCATTCCTGCCGGCATGTGCAAGACATCGGCTGGGACGAACACTGGACATGTGAGGCGTGTTCAGCTCGTCACCAACGCGACGACAACGCCGCGATCAACCTCGCACGCTACGAGGAAACACCTAGCGTCGTCGGCCCAGTTGGGGCCGCCGTCAAGCGTGGAGCCGACCGTAAGACCGGGCCTCGCCCGGCAGGTGGCTATGAAGCGCGGAAGGGAGAGCGTCGGCAGGCGCTCGAACAACCCCGAGACGGGGTGCAAGTAGCATGA
- a CDS encoding dipeptide ABC transporter ATP-binding protein produces the protein MSRAALPLLSVEGLEVRFGSNEPVVRGVDLTVGRGQTVAVVGESGSGKSTTAAAILGLLSPGGRITAGRITFDGRDIASADRKADQRVLRSIRGREIGYVPQDPMTNLNPVWTVGFQIREALRANRSDRKRGEAGCSGSRPWGTDSRDARRRAVQLLAEAGMADPAKQSGRYPHQLSGGMCQRALIAIGLAGRPRLLIADEPTSALDVTVQRQVLDHLQRLTDELGTALLLITHDLALAAERAEAVVVIHRGVVVESGAARAILRDPRHEYTRRLVAAAPSFTARDKRAAQIRSRVAAQAAEHAGGHDDILVVSELTKIYRESRGAPWRRVEFRAVDRVSFRLRRASTLAIVGESGSGKSTLARMVLGLLQPTSGTVVFDSNQIDKLDRDEMLAFRRRMQPVFQNPYSSLDPMYSVFRAIEEPLRIHRVGDRNQRRQAVRELVEQVGLPTSALGRLPRELSGGQRQRVAIARALALRPDVLVCDEAVSALDVLVQAQILDLLAELQASLGLTYLFISHDLAVVRQIADDVLVMRAGRVLEHAPTEEVFTRPRHEYTQQLLAAIPGASAASR, from the coding sequence ATGAGCCGCGCTGCGTTGCCACTGTTGTCAGTGGAGGGCTTAGAAGTCAGGTTCGGCTCTAATGAGCCCGTGGTTCGCGGAGTAGATCTGACCGTGGGCCGTGGTCAGACCGTGGCCGTGGTGGGCGAATCGGGATCGGGGAAGTCGACCACGGCCGCCGCGATCCTGGGCTTGCTGTCACCCGGCGGACGAATTACGGCCGGCCGCATCACTTTCGACGGGCGTGACATAGCTTCAGCTGATCGGAAGGCCGACCAGCGTGTCCTCCGGTCTATCAGAGGCCGTGAGATCGGGTATGTGCCGCAGGATCCGATGACCAACCTCAACCCGGTATGGACGGTCGGCTTTCAAATCCGGGAAGCGTTGCGGGCCAACAGGAGCGATCGCAAGCGCGGCGAAGCCGGGTGTAGCGGGTCGCGACCGTGGGGCACCGATAGCCGTGATGCGCGGCGAAGGGCCGTACAGTTATTGGCCGAGGCCGGTATGGCGGATCCGGCGAAGCAATCGGGCCGCTATCCACACCAGTTGTCAGGCGGCATGTGTCAGCGGGCCTTGATCGCGATCGGGTTGGCGGGCAGGCCGCGGCTGCTGATCGCCGATGAGCCGACGTCGGCGCTGGACGTGACGGTGCAGCGTCAGGTTCTCGATCATTTGCAGCGGCTCACCGATGAATTGGGCACCGCGTTGCTGCTGATCACTCACGATTTGGCGCTGGCCGCCGAACGCGCCGAAGCCGTGGTGGTCATCCACCGCGGAGTAGTTGTGGAATCCGGTGCGGCGCGAGCGATCCTGCGTGATCCCCGGCATGAGTACACCCGCCGACTGGTAGCCGCGGCGCCGTCGTTCACCGCTCGTGACAAGCGAGCGGCTCAAATCCGGTCGCGGGTGGCGGCCCAGGCTGCCGAGCACGCGGGCGGGCACGACGACATTCTGGTCGTTTCCGAGCTGACCAAGATCTACCGCGAGTCTCGCGGCGCGCCATGGCGACGGGTGGAGTTTCGTGCCGTCGACCGGGTGTCGTTTCGGCTGCGACGAGCGAGCACCCTGGCCATCGTGGGGGAGTCGGGTTCGGGGAAGTCCACGCTCGCGCGAATGGTTCTTGGTCTGCTGCAACCGACTTCGGGCACAGTCGTTTTCGACAGCAACCAGATCGACAAGCTGGACCGGGATGAGATGTTGGCCTTCCGCCGTCGCATGCAGCCGGTGTTCCAGAACCCCTACAGCAGCCTGGATCCCATGTACTCGGTATTTCGCGCCATCGAGGAGCCGTTGCGCATCCACCGGGTCGGTGACCGCAACCAGCGCCGGCAAGCGGTGCGTGAGCTCGTCGAGCAAGTTGGGCTACCGACGTCGGCGCTGGGCAGGCTGCCCCGCGAGCTGTCGGGCGGACAGCGACAACGGGTCGCGATCGCCCGGGCATTGGCGCTGCGGCCCGACGTGCTGGTGTGTGACGAGGCGGTCTCGGCGCTCGACGTTTTGGTTCAGGCGCAGATTTTGGATCTGCTGGCCGAACTGCAGGCCAGCCTGGGCTTGACCTACCTGTTCATAAGCCACGATCTGGCGGTGGTTCGGCAGATCGCTGACGATGTTCTGGTGATGCGCGCCGGCCGGGTGCTGGAACATGCGCCCACCGAAGAGGTGTTCACCCGGCCCCGTCACGAGTACACCCAACAGTTGCTGGCGGCCATTCCCGGCGCCTCGGCGGCTTCCCGATAG